The Osmerus eperlanus chromosome 12, fOsmEpe2.1, whole genome shotgun sequence genome has a segment encoding these proteins:
- the LOC134031429 gene encoding transmembrane protein 100-like, whose product MGCSSGRIPCQPPAPALHPDLDCSGGGGGSDGPSLPQDGEGQEEDSEVVKPPQSLPTLERLAQATGGTEKSWYRCVFPFGVISLVIGVAGTGVTFTFNTMRRTKVVSVVLLAVGVVMLLMAAICWRAHRQRRRRKKEGGFFCSEQGTL is encoded by the coding sequence ATGGGCTGCTCCTCGGGCCGCATTCCCTGCCAGCCACCTGCCCCAGCCCTTCACCCAGACCTGGACtgtagtggaggaggagggggcagcgaTGGACCATCCCTACCCCAGGATGGAGAGGGTCAGGAAGAGGACAGTGAGGTGGTCAAACCCCCACAGTCACTCCCCACATTGGAGCGCCTGGCACAGGCCACAGGGGGAACGGAGAAGTCCTGGTACCGGTGCGTATTCCCGTTTGGTGTGATCTCGCTGGTGATAGGTGTGGCAGGCACGGGCGTGACATTCACCTTCAATACGATGCGCCGGACCAAGGTGGTGTCAgtggtgctgctggctgtgggtgTGGTCATGCTGCTGATGGCCGCCATCTGCTGGAGGGCTCACcgtcagaggagaaggaggaagaaggaaggagggtTTTTCTGCTCCGAACAGGGCACCTTgtga